The proteins below are encoded in one region of Natronospira bacteriovora:
- the folC gene encoding bifunctional tetrahydrofolate synthase/dihydrofolate synthase, which produces MATTPSNRRGAPGPGAPLSDWLSWLEGLHSAAIDLGLDRLIPVRDALGLKRPGFRVLTVAGTNGKGSSVALAEALLRADGCRTGAYTSPHLIEFNERIRVDGENASDQAIVSALCQVEAARGDASLSYFEYTTLAALLLFREQGVDHAVLEVGLGGRLDAVNMVDADVALLTRVALDHADWLGSDLAGIAREKAGVCRPGRSAVVADGQVGGHLHRAAEDSGARVHLAGRDFSWQGASEENWSWRGPQAQSLQSLPVEPWWQRSWQRDNASGALAAVALLRPSAVADGPRVVNVLSEIRLPGRVQRMPGPPETLLDVAHNPDAALALADWLAAHPVAGSVRAVIGMKADKDVGGVIAALMPYVDEWWPADLSAQGGLGSAELSARLPDTATVAMDARTAALTPEHCWRAASRASADTDRILVLGSFFTVGPVLREWRDTRQTAAVSQSVEKGSP; this is translated from the coding sequence ATGGCCACCACACCCTCGAACAGACGCGGGGCCCCCGGCCCGGGTGCCCCGCTCTCGGACTGGCTGTCCTGGTTGGAGGGTCTGCATTCCGCGGCCATTGATCTGGGGCTGGATCGACTCATTCCCGTTCGTGATGCCCTGGGTCTCAAGCGGCCCGGGTTCCGTGTGCTCACCGTTGCCGGTACCAACGGCAAGGGCAGCAGTGTCGCCCTGGCTGAGGCCCTGCTGCGTGCTGATGGATGCCGGACCGGCGCCTATACCTCTCCCCATCTGATCGAATTCAACGAACGTATCCGGGTCGATGGCGAGAATGCCAGTGACCAGGCCATCGTGTCGGCTCTGTGCCAGGTGGAGGCAGCGCGTGGGGACGCGAGTCTGAGCTATTTCGAATACACCACCCTGGCCGCCCTGCTGTTGTTTCGGGAACAGGGCGTGGATCATGCCGTGCTGGAGGTGGGCCTCGGCGGTCGCCTTGACGCGGTCAACATGGTGGACGCGGATGTGGCCCTGTTGACGCGAGTGGCTCTGGATCATGCCGACTGGCTGGGCAGCGACCTGGCCGGTATCGCCCGCGAGAAGGCGGGGGTGTGCCGCCCGGGGCGATCGGCGGTGGTGGCTGACGGCCAGGTTGGTGGCCATCTGCACCGGGCGGCCGAAGACAGTGGTGCCCGTGTGCACCTGGCGGGGCGCGATTTTTCCTGGCAGGGCGCGTCGGAAGAGAACTGGTCCTGGCGAGGGCCACAGGCCCAATCCCTGCAGTCACTGCCCGTCGAACCCTGGTGGCAGCGTTCCTGGCAGCGTGACAACGCCAGCGGTGCCCTGGCGGCCGTGGCCCTGTTGCGGCCTTCGGCAGTGGCCGACGGGCCTCGTGTCGTGAATGTCCTGAGCGAAATCCGACTGCCTGGACGGGTACAGCGAATGCCCGGCCCACCCGAGACTCTGCTGGATGTGGCGCACAACCCGGATGCAGCGCTCGCCCTGGCCGATTGGCTGGCGGCCCATCCGGTTGCCGGCTCCGTGCGGGCCGTGATCGGCATGAAAGCCGACAAGGATGTGGGCGGGGTGATCGCGGCGCTGATGCCTTACGTGGATGAATGGTGGCCGGCCGATCTGTCCGCACAGGGCGGTCTTGGCAGTGCCGAGCTGTCCGCCCGCTTGCCGGACACGGCGACTGTGGCCATGGATGCCAGAACCGCCGCCTTGACGCCGGAGCACTGCTGGCGAGCGGCAAGTCGGGCGAGCGCCGATACCGATCGCATACTGGTGCTGGGTTCCTTCTTCACGGTCGGGCCCGTGTTGCGTGAATGGCGCGACACGCGGCAAACTGCAGCTGTATCCCAATCCGTCGAGAAGGGGAGCCCCTGA
- a CDS encoding SPOR domain-containing protein, translating into MDRKLKERLIGLVVLLTAAIIILPMILGGPDDGEERIVRLDRERQQDELPVTRLDLRDPEQRERQEVDPEPVREVPRVRALDEASDDRRQAVREAEEPRPEAEPEPEPESEPESEPEQREAADREGTVPSGSGWSAQVGSFSERSNAEGLVQQLRDEGFEAFVMQHERGGTTFYRVRVGLEPEREGAQRIAERIRQRTGHEARPVPHP; encoded by the coding sequence GTGGATCGCAAGCTCAAGGAACGCCTGATCGGTCTCGTGGTGCTGCTCACGGCAGCCATCATCATTCTGCCCATGATTCTTGGTGGTCCGGACGACGGGGAAGAGCGCATCGTTCGCCTCGACCGAGAGCGGCAACAGGATGAATTGCCCGTGACCCGCCTGGATTTGCGTGACCCGGAGCAGCGCGAGCGTCAGGAGGTCGACCCCGAGCCTGTGCGGGAAGTACCCAGAGTGCGGGCCCTGGATGAGGCCAGCGACGATCGCCGGCAGGCCGTGCGGGAAGCGGAGGAGCCTCGGCCCGAAGCAGAGCCCGAACCGGAACCTGAATCCGAACCTGAATCCGAACCGGAACAGCGTGAGGCCGCGGATCGGGAAGGCACGGTACCCAGTGGCAGTGGCTGGAGTGCACAGGTGGGGAGTTTTTCCGAGCGCAGCAATGCCGAAGGACTGGTCCAGCAGCTGCGTGATGAAGGCTTCGAGGCCTTTGTCATGCAGCATGAGCGCGGCGGTACTACCTTCTACCGTGTGCGTGTGGGCCTTGAGCCGGAACGGGAGGGCGCCCAGCGAATTGCCGAACGCATTCGGCAGCGAACGGGCCATGAGGCCAGACCGGTGCCACATCCGTGA
- a CDS encoding CvpA family protein: protein MVWVDYFIVALVILSALISLMRGFVKEALSLATWIMAFWVSLTFVDALDALLANRIETPSVRVLVAFSSLFIVTLIIGAMVNHFVSLAVKKTGLGGTDRMIGVLFGLARGVLVVAALVLLGILTEVNQDPWWSNSAFIPILEPVAAWLASFLPPDMVGDVLTFNR from the coding sequence ATGGTCTGGGTTGATTACTTCATTGTCGCGCTGGTCATCCTCTCCGCACTGATCAGTCTGATGCGGGGTTTCGTCAAGGAGGCCCTGTCCCTGGCCACCTGGATCATGGCCTTCTGGGTGTCCCTCACCTTCGTGGATGCCCTTGATGCGCTGTTGGCCAATCGCATCGAAACGCCGTCCGTGCGTGTTCTGGTTGCGTTTTCCAGCCTGTTCATCGTGACCTTGATCATCGGCGCCATGGTCAATCATTTCGTCAGCCTGGCCGTGAAGAAGACGGGGCTGGGCGGCACGGATCGCATGATCGGCGTACTGTTCGGCCTTGCTCGTGGCGTGCTGGTGGTGGCGGCACTGGTTCTGCTGGGCATACTGACGGAGGTGAACCAGGACCCCTGGTGGTCGAACTCCGCCTTCATCCCCATACTGGAGCCGGTCGCCGCCTGGCTGGCCTCCTTCCTGCCGCCGGATATGGTCGGCGACGTGCTTACGTTCAATCGCTAG